A part of Miscanthus floridulus cultivar M001 chromosome 6, ASM1932011v1, whole genome shotgun sequence genomic DNA contains:
- the LOC136455965 gene encoding auxin-responsive protein IAA4-like, giving the protein MAECKDSGRSPSSSMDSSTHPVLSTTSSGCRPAARRDDLSTDLRLGLSLSPASSLLVAESKSIPCTPRNRVLPDWPPIKPFLRSALTASARRRRTFFVKVYMEGVPIGRKLDLLLLDGYDSLLAKLHHMFKASITYADVMEYHQRVPHQKAAHVLTYEDQDGDWMMVGDVPWELFLGSVKKLRIARTDKC; this is encoded by the exons ATGGCGGAGTGCAAGGACAGCGGCCGGTCTCCGTCGTCGTCCATGGACAGCAGCACCCACCCGGTGCTCTCCACCACGTCATCGGGCTGCCGGCCGGCGGCGAGGAGGGACGACCTCAGCACCGATCTTCGGCTAGGGCTCAGCCTGTCGCCGGCGTCCTCCCTCCTGGTAGCGGAGAGCAAGAGCATCCCTTGTACGCCAAG GAACCGAGTACTCCCGGATTGGCCCCCGATCAAACCGTTCCTTAGAAGCGCCTTGACAGCCTCGGCACGCCGACGGCGAACATTTTTCGTGAAGGTGTACATGGAAGGCGTTCCAATCGGTCGGAAGCTGGACTTGCTCTTGCTGGATGGGTACGACAGCCTCCTAGCGAAACTCCACCACATGTTCAAGGCCTCCATCACTT ATGCTGATGTTATGGAGTACCATCAACGTGTTCCTCACCAGAAGGCTGCACATGTCCTCACCTATGAAGACCAGGATGGAGACTGGATGATGGTTGGGGATGTACCGTGGGA GCTCTTCCTTGGAAGTGTAAAGAAACTGAGGATTGCAAGAACAGATAAATGCTAG